DNA sequence from the Ctenopharyngodon idella isolate HZGC_01 chromosome 14, HZGC01, whole genome shotgun sequence genome:
tttttttttaatattcgtGAACAAGATGGGTTCCCCACTTAACTTATACTGTTGCAATTAGCAGTAAATACAATCAGTGCTTGTGTAGTAAAACAATACTTctacttttatatattttgaattgctcagctaataatatttcagtgttATTAATGCATTGGAGTAATTACAACATATTTTAACCTTAATAATCTGAATAAATATATCTCATATGCATTCCCTTACTAATATTAATACTTTACATACATCATTTCATCATAAGAGaggttaatacatttttttttcttatgtaaaTATACTCTTAAACTAACTGTGGTTGTGGGTAAAGACTGCCATCTGCTGGCTGTCTGACTGTGGACTCTGTTGTTTGactctgatattttttttttgtctatttattgATGGaaagtatatatttaacaacTTCCTAAAAAGcaatatatttatgaaaattaacatttgtaTGCATACAAggaaaattaacattatattcaattatatttgtatattgaaATATGTTACATTatcgttcaaaggtttgggggcAGTAGTCTAcgtttttttaaggtttttaaacgttttttatgttcataaaagctgcatttatttattttaaataaaaaacagtaaaactgtaaaatattactacaataaaaaactgatttcttttttgaatgtatttttaaaaatattcctgcgatgaaagctgaattttcagcattagtcttcaatgtcacatgatccctcagaaatcattgatttgatgctcaagaaacatttcttattattatcaatgttgaaaacagttgtgctgcttcatatttttgtagaaaccgtgatttcttttttgtttttgtcatgattcgatgaatataaagttcaaaagaacagcgttcatttgaaatagagatcgtttaacattataaatgactttactATCAGTTGTGCACCaatactgatatatttcaaatattttacttttctatTGAAAGTTTGATttgtatatttctattttataatttataaaatatacctaaaatataaaagaaaccGCATTTTGCCCAATTCAAAATTCATGTTATAGGCCTCAGTAATGTGATCATTAGGAAGACTTTAAAAACACTGAACCAAAAACTACTGTTGACTATTGTTAAGACTTTTATCTgtagtattttatttaatataattatttaagcTGTATTTAAACTGTGTATTTTATGTACATAGCTGCAgtcgtttttttatttcaacaatTCAACAATACTTGAATCCATGCTTTTGGGCCAAGACTGCCATCTACTGGTCACTTactggtacttttttttttttaccgccACAGTACACCAATCACAAAAAGTGATCGATTGgttcttaaaatatatatatatttggtcaGATTTATCTGGAATATATTGTTCataataaacaatttttaacgcattttcatattattcagttatataaataataaccaCATAATCGAGATTCATTGTGTGTGAGAGGTcttttgagaaaaacaaaacattatggagtttcagttcaaaatgtacaggattttcatattttatccACGTAATAGCCTCCAAACGCTATGCAAATTTCATAGCCTACATAAATATAGTGTGATTTTCTGCATCTATGGTTtaacacataaaatatattcaatataggGTCCCCCTAGTGAAACTCGtccatttaattttaatatatttagctgtctttgttttaattaatggtCTTTTCAAAAATCTGTGTTCACACCGCACGTACTATAGCAACTGCTAAGAGGAGTAGTCTATATGGTCCATCCATCCTTCATTTTTTATCAGATTTGCATTGGCCTAAAATGAAAAACGAAAGCACAATAACTGTGTTTGTGGCTGTCTGGGACATACGATATTGTTTGTGTCATTTCTTTCCATCTATAGCTTTTTGACAGCTAGGATTGATTTTGCATGCAACCAAACTTGCGTTTGCACAAACTACACCCCGCCTTCCCCCAAATATCCACCAATGTGACTGTCCGCTGCTGAACCACACGTTCAGCTGCAGCTGGATGGCTGTATGATAAACAAAACAGTTAGTGTTCATTTTCACACCTTTGTTATTTTTCCTTCAACGGCTGGAGAGAAAATCATTTTTCTTATGAAGTATGGCCGTAGTCAAAAAGGACGACCGACTGACAAGTTCTCAAAGTTTACTGTGCGTCGGCTTTGCCGGGATTTTTAGCAAAACTGTAACGTCACCTCTGGAAGTCGTAAAGATTTTGAGTCAAATAGGAACATTTCACTGTAAACGAGGATTTCTGCACagctttgttttcatttgtcagaATGAGGGACTTCGAGCATTTTGGAAGGGTAATATGGTTTCCTGTCTACGGTTGTTCCCCTACAGTGCCATACATTTAGCAACTTACAAAAAGTAAGTATTAGACATTTTAatgctttaatttttaataatgaatacTTGATAATTAGCATTTATGACCATTTCGTTGTTTTGTGTAATTCTTAAGATAAACGTTTCGATCAGCTGTGATGGTAAACAGGAAGTTGATGTGTTAGCTTGATAGCGTTTGAAAGTAGAAGAGTGAAAATTGAATTATAAATCAATTATATACTAACAAGATAGGGCtcgtttaaatgtatttaaggAGATACATTTACGACAGATcgtttaaagaaattatttatcCCCCTTTGCTTCATTAGCTTAGCTTATTTCTGTAGCGGGGGTTTACGTTAGTTCATCGTGGTGTCACACATCACGCCTTCATGTCCTGACCAATCACGTAGCTCAGAAAACCAGCGCGTTGATGTGGTGTCATCCTGCCAGACTGAGGGTGTGGCTTTAATTCTGCGAAATGCATTCATAAAACGAGTGCGGTGTCAATTTCAGTTGTGGTGTTTCCATGGATATAATAAACCATACACTTAGCAACGCTTATCAGCGTTCAGCTCTGCCTGTGCCTGTCCATAAACGAAAGTACTTCATGTCACGTGTCTTCACATGCTGCATGGGTTAACGGAGACGTCGGAAAGACCCGTACATAGTGTTCCAGTATTCCAGGAAAAACAGTGGAGGGTGTATTCCGACCTGTTTTGAACACATTGTTCCtatgagaatacgtgtgtacATCTCGAAAGCAAGTTTATGTTGGTTAATAATCAAATTTTAAGTAAAGGATATCATTTTTTAGTATGTTTAGTACTGCTATTAATACTATCtatgtaataattattacataattatatagatagtatctctctcacacacacactcactcactcacacacacacacacacatatcttttgctgtgtgtcagtaggaaatatcagtttacatttccaaacattccttttgccTTTAATTGTAATCCAGTGAGATGtttgtatgcacaaggagtctgatATCAGCTGGTATGATCTCACCATCTGTGATAACAtcaagaaacagaaaaaactgagacagactaaatccagaTGAACTGCGGCAACAACGCTTGAAGAAACCTCCCTGCAAAACAACCTGAAAAACTGTGCAAGTGTATCTAgtacaaaagctgttttaaacgcaaagggtgctcacaccaaatattgatttgatttagttaatagaagTTAGTTGATCAATAAAATCtatgacattttttttgaaaacattctCACTTTACAGCGTTTTTACCCAAGTGCCTAAAACTTTTCACAATACTTTATCTTTGCAGGAAGGTTTcttcaagcgtcttggagatgttaccgcagttcttctggatttagtctctcagttttttctgtttcttcatgtaatcacagatgGTCtcaatgatggtgagatcataccagctgttgtcagactccttgtgcatacaaaaatctcactggattattacaattaatgggaATGTTTGGAAACATTAAGATTGCGTACATTTCCTTCAACCTTGAGTAATCCAACACAATGAgtaattcaaaatatcagtaaaatacttttttgttttttttgcagaaatttCCTAAATATTAACACGGTACATTGTGCTGTATGTTTATGCGCATTTCTTAAAGTGTATTAAGTTCAAgcatttaactaaaaaaaagcaTTAGACTTTAGATCAGAAGGTCTTTAAGATCATGAGAATACACCAGTTAGATGTGTCTGGTAGATATGACAGGTAATCTACACTTATTAAAAATGCTTACTACtgtattctatttttggcaGTATCGTCCACCTTCACATTGATGAACTGGGTAATATCTCACAATGGAGAGCCATAGTAGCCGGTGGGCTGGCAGGCATATCTGCTGCTCTAGCAACATATCCATTGGAGGTGGTTGAAACCAGACTTATTGCTCAGAATTGCCAAGAACCAACTTACAGAGGGTTGCTGCATTCTCTCTCCAGCATCTACAGAAATGAAGGACTTCAAGCTCTCTACAGGGGGTTTTCCCTCACAGTGTTAGGTATGTATTAGTTCAGACACTGTTTAACctcaaaatcattaaattatgCTAAATCTGAATTCAAAAACAAGCTCATAACCTTCTAATGAATACTATCATTACAATTCTGCTTAAAAAGTTGATGGAACTTTATGTTTGGATTACTGTGGAATAGGCGCTGTTCCCTTCTCTATTGGCTGCTATGCGGTGTATGTCAATTTGGATAAGCTGTGGCAGGAGCGGCATGTTCGCTTCACGTCTTTGCAGAACTTCATCAATGGCTGTCTTGCGGCAGGAGTCGCTCAGACTCTCTCCTTCCCCTTTGAAACTGTTAAAAAGAAGATGCAGGTGAGAATGGAATGCATGGGTGTCTATGTTTTGCCACAAGGGGGCACAATGTTACTAGTGTCACAGACTTGGGTCTCCCTAAAGTTATAAAAAGTTGTCGATTATTTTAAGAAtgaaacttaaaaatgtatgtttttaagtttatatatattttaagtaaatatattttattttttaatatatatatatatatatatatatataattttaaatagtcTATGCAACAGGTCACACAGAACAATGCCTGGACACCATTATGAAGGACACAAGGCCTTGCGGCAGCTGAGAATGTACATAGTGTCCTGTGTCTGCCTATGCCAAAGATAAATTGTCTAAAGTTAGCTGacctttcacacacacacacacaacacacatagTGGTACATCTGATCTGGTTcctatatgttttgttttgctttataaaCAGCCAAACTGGAAATTAAAAGTTCTGCTTTTTCTCTTTTGCAAGTTAAATT
Encoded proteins:
- the slc25a43 gene encoding solute carrier family 25 member 43, with amino-acid sequence MAVVKKDDRLTSSQSLLCVGFAGIFSKTVTSPLEVVKILSQIGTFHCKRGFLHSFVFICQNEGLRAFWKGNMVSCLRLFPYSAIHLATYKNIVHLHIDELGNISQWRAIVAGGLAGISAALATYPLEVVETRLIAQNCQEPTYRGLLHSLSSIYRNEGLQALYRGFSLTVLGAVPFSIGCYAVYVNLDKLWQERHVRFTSLQNFINGCLAAGVAQTLSFPFETVKKKMQAQSLLLPHCGGADVHFNGMIDCFRQVIKNKGVMALWSGLTANTVKIVPYFGLLFSCFEMCKQVCLYRNGYIISPLSYKLTPGVDQSLGPYELEEFKRYLRNRKSHKAQSSSIGNRW